A genome region from Coffea arabica cultivar ET-39 chromosome 7e, Coffea Arabica ET-39 HiFi, whole genome shotgun sequence includes the following:
- the LOC113700402 gene encoding protein BRICK 1 produces MARAGGITNAVNVGIAVQADWENREFISHISLNVRRLFDFLVQFEATTKSKLATLNEKLDTLERRLELLEVQVGSATANPALFTPN; encoded by the exons ATGGCAAGAGCTGGAGGAATCACGAATGCGGTGAACGTGGGGATAGCAGTCCAAGCCGATTGGGAGAATCGGGAGTTCATTTCCCACATCTCCCTTAACGTCCGTCGCCTTTTTGACTTCCTCGTTCAGTTTG AGGCTACAACGAAAAGCAAATTGGCGACTCTGAATGAGAAGCTTGATACGCTGGAGCGTCGTCTCGAATTGCTCGAGGTCCAAGTTGGTAGCGCTACTGCCAATCCGGCTCTCTTCACCCCTAATTGA
- the LOC113700399 gene encoding nodulation receptor kinase: MMGGLDNWNTRSLVNCCIVCLFLCIQSVVAQPGFVSIHCCSDKDFVEPNTSINWIPDDYWYPDNRSCQDTTPVQDDTGYNRARVFDSGLGHKWCYNLTTERDQDYSVRGTFLSGDHQRRPSGSGFNVSIDATVIGVVKSSGESKVEGIFKATKDYVNFCLLQGQRVPYISKLELRPLTSDYLNRDPSSVLNLIDRVDAGNEGGDIRYPLDRYDRIWRADKYSDPMANRISSSSVNVTRSSPNLTFPPIEVLQTALTHPERLEFSYNNLDSDYHRYDLLLYFLELNDQVKVGQRVFDVYVNDAKKTQVDVALSGTFRFVVLNVTANGYLNLTMVRLSNGSQYGPIISAYEILQVHPLIQETGREEVDNIIDVKNEFLRGNPDNELLASWLGDPCLPISWPGLSCELANGTSVITTMNLSSSMLGGPLPPSLTKLFNLKELDTSHTSLVGNITELVTSLPNLTTLHYDSSPYLSNRLPASLRRSNLTTDKDKCIHQASRHSARGVVIGVVTGVCILVTIAIGAILVCRKKGKLIFKRKYDANGLSMTKNAVYSVPSTDIILRSISIQSFTLQYIEAATQKYKTLIGEGGFGSVYRGTLPDGQEVAVKVRSATSTQGTREFDNELNLLSAIRHENLVPLLGYCCENDQQILVYPFMSNGSLQDRLYGEAAKRKILDWPTRLSIALGAARGLTYLHTFAGRSVIHRDVKSSNILLDQSMCAKVADFGFSKYAPQEGDSGTSLEVRGTAGYLDPEYYSTQHLSAKSDVFSFGVVLLEIVSGREPLNINRPRNEWSLVEWAKPRIRNSRIEEIVDPSIKGGYHAEAMWRVVEVALACIEPYSAYRPCMADIVRELEDALIIENNASEYMKSIDSFGGSTRYSLERPIVILPTPNQTEASPILSQPPPPQPR, translated from the exons ATGATGGGAGGGTTGGATAACTGGAATACAAGAAGTTTGGTCAACTGTTGCATTGTCTGCCTCTTCCTGTGTATTCAATCTGTTGTCGCACAACCAG GATTTGTGAGCATACATTGCTGTTCTGATAAAGATTTTGTTGAGCCAAATACAAGTATAAACTGGATACCAGATGATTATTGGTACCCTGATAATCGAAGTTGCCAAGACACAACGCCAGTGCAAGACGATACAGGCTACAATAGAGCAAGAGTTTTCGACTCAGGTCTTGGTCATAAATGGTGTTATAACTTGACCACAGAGAGGGATCAAGACTACTCGGTAAGGGGTACATTTCTTTCTGGGGACCATCAAAGGCGACCTTCAGGATCTGGCTTCAATGTCTCCATTGATGCCACGGTGATAGGCGTAGTGAAGTCATCAGGTGAATCGAAGGTTGAAGGGATTTTCAAAGCAACTAAGGACTACGTTAACTTTTGCTTGCTGCAGGGCCAAAGGGTACCTTACATTTCAAAGCTTGAATTGAGACCTCTAACTTCTGATTATCTGAACAGGGATCCCTCTAGTGTGCTCAACCTTATTGATAGAGTAGATGCTGGAAATGAAGGAGGGGATATCAG gtaCCCTCTTGACCGGTATGATCGAATCTGGAGGGCAGACAAGTACAGTGATCCAATGGCAAACCGCATATCATCATCTAGTGTCAACGTTACCAGGTCTTCTCCCAACCTAACATTTCCTCCAATCGAAGTGTTACAAACAGCTCTTACCCATCCAGAACGACTGGAATTCTCTTACAACAACCTAGACTCGGACTACCACCGTTACGACCTATTACTCTACTTTCTAGAACTCAATGACCAAGTTAAAGTTGGGCAGAGGGTGTTTGATGTGTATGTCAACGATGCAAAGAAGACACAAGTAGATGTAGCGCTTAGTGGCACCTTTAGATTTGTCGTTTTAAATGTCACGGCCAATGGATATCTAAATCTTACCATGGTTAGGCTCTCCAACGGGTCACAATATGGACCTATAATCAGCGCCTATGAGATTTTGCAGGTTCACCCATTGATTCAAGAAACAGGCCGCGAAGAAG TGGATAATATTATTGATGTGAAAAATGAGTTCTTGAGAGGCAATCCAGACAATGAGCTTCTTGCGAGTTGGTTAGGGGATCCTTGTCTCCCTATTTCATGGCCCGGATTGTCTTGTGAGCTTGCTAATGGTACCTCAGTCATCACCACGAT GAATCTTTCATCCAGTATGCTAGGCGGACCACTACCACCCAGCCTTACTAAGCTGTTCAATCTGAAGGAATT gGATACAAGTCACACCAGTCTCGTGGGAAACATTACAGAGTTAGTAACCTCACTGCCAAATTTGACAACGCT ACATTATGACAGCAGTCCGTATCTCAGCAATAGGCTTCCAGCCAGCCTTAGAAGATCCAATCTCACCACAGA TAAGGACAAATGTATCCATCAGGCTTCCAGGCACTCAGCAAGGGGAGTTGTGATAGGCGTGGTTACGGGAGTATGTATCCTAGTTACCATTGCTATAGGGGCAATCTTGGTTTgcaggaaaaagggaaaattgattTTCAAGAGGAAGTATGATGCAAACGGGTTATCAATGACAAAAA ATGCTGTATATTCAGTACCCAGCACAGATATCATACTGAGGTCCATATCCATCCAGAGTTTCACTCTACAGTACATAGAAGCAGCAACCCAGAAATATAAAACATTAATAGGTGAAGGAGGATTTGGATCTGTTTACCGGGGTACTCTTCCTGATGGCCAAGAAGTGGCTGTGAAGGTCAGATCTGCCACATCAACACAGGGAACACGTGAATTTGACAATGAG CTGAACCTGCTCTCAGCTATCCGTCACGAGAACCTGGTCCCGCTGCTTGGTTACTGCTGTGAAAATGACCAGCAAATTCTTGTTTACCCCTTCATGTCTAATGGCTCCCTACAAGATCGTTTATATG GAGAAGCGGCAAAGAGGAAAATCCTAGACTGGCCGACCAGGCTTTCCATAGCTCTAGGAGCTGCACGAG GTTTAACATACCTTCATACATTCGCTGGACGCTCTGTAATACATAGGGACGTGAAATCAAGTAACATACTCCTGGATCAGAgcatgtgtgcaaaagttgcaGACTTTGGTTTTTCAAAATATGCACCTCAGGAAGGAGACAGCGGCACCTCTTTAGAAGTAAGGGGTACAGCAGGATATTTGGATCCAGA GTACTACTCAACCCAACATCTGTCAGCTAAAAGTGATGTATTCAGCTTCGGAGTTGTATTATTGGAAATTGTAAGTGGTCGTGAACCTCTCAACATAAACAGACCGCGAAATGAATGGAGCTTGGTTGAATGG GCCAAACCCCGGATAAGGAACTCAAGAATTGAAGAAATCGTGGATCCAAGCATCAAGGGAGGGTATCATGCAGAGGCAATGTGGAGAGTGGTGGAGGTGGCTTTGGCATGCATTGAACCTTATTCAGCCTATCGACCATGCATGGCCGACATTGTCCGGGAGCTTGAGGATGCGTTGATCATAGAGAACAATGCATCTGAATACATGAAATCAATTGACAGCTTTGGAGGATCAACTCGATATTCCCTAGAGAGGCCAATTGTTATTCTACCCACTCCCAACCAAACAGAAGCATCCCCAATCCTATCACAACCACCTCCTCCACAACCGAGATGA
- the LOC113700400 gene encoding probable cytosolic oligopeptidase A translates to MATRFTLSCSLQYPALAVAARHFRSQPFCLKASSLSLPKYYPTQLPKSPPCPLWSSSFLLCLHSLHWSAKTSTRSTTTVRSFAAASPSKSTVSQPPSGMTSVGDKNPLLTDFNFPPFDSIEAEHVLPGIRALLKELEGELEELEKTVEPTWPKLVEPLEKIIDRITVVWGAINHLKSVKDSSELRAAIEEVQPEKVAFDLKLSQSKPIYNAYKAIRESPDWDSLSDARKRIVETSIEEAILSGIALEDDKREQFNKIEQELAKLSRKFEENVLDATKKYEKVITDKKDIEGLPATALGLAAQTAVTKGHENATAENGPWIITLDAPSFMSVMQHARNRTLREEVYRAYVTRASSGDLDNTPIIDQILQLRLEKAKLLGYNNHGEVSMATKMATVDKALELLEKIRAASWDPAVKDMEDLKQFSKSQGALEADNLNHWDLSFWSERLRESKYEINEEELRPYFSLPKVMDGLFNLAKMLFGINIEAADGLAPVWNNDVRFYCVNDSSGSTIAYFYFDPYSRPSEKRGGAWMDEVVSRSRVLSRDGVSPRLPVAHMVCNQMPPVGNKPSLMTFREVETVFHEFGHSLQHMLTKQDEGLVAGIRKIEWDAVELPSQFMENWCYHRDTLTGIAKHYETGESLPEDIYKKLLAARTFRAGSLSLRQLRFATVDLELHTKYVPGGSESIYDVDRRVSERTQVLPPLPDDRFLCSFSHIFAGGYAAGYYSYKWAEVLSADAFSAFEDAGLHDGKAVKETGNRFRETILALGGGKAPLEVFVEFRGREPSPEALLRHNGLLPVTASA, encoded by the exons ATGGCTACCCGCTTCACTCTTTCTTGCTCGCTTCAGTATCCGGCGCTAGCAGTAGCAGCTCGTCACTTTCGATCCCAGCCATTTTGCTTAAAAGcttcttctctttctcttcCCAAATACTACCCCACCCAACTTCCCAAATCCCCGCCCTGTCCTCTCTGGTCTTCCTCTTTCTTGCTCTGCCTGCACAGTCTCCACTGGTCAGCCAAAACCTCTACCAGGTCAACAACCACCGTCCGATCATTCGCCGCTGCATCACCGTCAAAATCCACCGTCTCCCAACCTCCTTCCGGAATGACCTCCGTCGGCGACAAGAATCCTCTTCTAACGGACTTCAATTTCCCGCCGTTTGATTCGATTGAGGCCGAGCACGTCCTTCCTGGCATCCGCGCTTTGCTGAAGGAACTC GAGGGAGAATTGGAGGAATTGGAGAAGACGGTGGAGCCGACGTGGCCCAAATTGGTGGAGCCATTAGAGAAGATAATTGATAGGATTACTGTGGTTTGGGGAGCAATCAATCACCTCAAGTCCGTTAAGGACAGCTCTGAGCTTCGTGCTGCCATTGAAGAAGTGCag CCAGAGAAAGTTGCGTTTGACCTCAAACTGAGTCAAAGTAAGCCAATTTATAATGCTTATAAAGCTATACGGGAATCTCCTGATTGGGATTCGCTGAGTGATGCTCGTAAACGGATAGTTGAAA CATCAATTGAGGAGGCCATATTGAGTGGCATTGCTCTTGAAGATGATAAAAGAGAgcaatttaacaaaattgaacaG GAGCTAGCAAAACTATCGCGAAAGTTTGAGGAAAATGTTTTGGATGCCACAAAAAAGTATGAAAAGGTAATTACGGACAAGAAAGATATTGAAGGATTGCCTGCTACAGCACTTGGATTGGCTGCCCAGACTGCAGTTACTAAG GGGCATGAAAATGCTACTGCTGAAAATGGACCATGGATAATCACATTGGATGCACCGAGTTTTATGTCTGTGATGCAACATGCTAGAAATCGAACCTTGAGGGAGGAAGTTTACCGTGCTTATGTTACACGTGCTTCTAGCGGAGATCTGGATAACACACCGATAATTGATCAGATTCTACAACTTAGGTTGGAAAAGGCTAAGCTTCTTGGCTATAATAACCATGGAGAG GTAAGCATGGCTACCAAGATGGCGACTGTTGATAAGGCACTAGAGCTTCTTGAAAAGATACGTGCTGCATCTTGGGATCCTGCAGTTAAAG ATATGGAAGACCTCAAGCAATTCTCTAAAAGTCAAGGTGCTCTAGAAGCTGACAATCTGAACCATTGGGATCTCAGCTTCTGGAGTGAGAGGCTTCGGGAatcaaaatatgaaataaaTGAG GAAGAACTTCGTCCTTACTTTTCTTTGCCTAAAGTTATGGATGGCCTTTTCAACCTTGCCAAGATGCTTTTTGGAATCAATATCGAGGCTGCTGATGGTTTAGCTCCT GTTTGGAACAACGATGTCCGATTTTATTGTGTCAATGATTCTTCAGGCAGCACCAttgcttatttttattttgatccATATTCCCGACCATCTGAAAAGCGTGGAGGTGCTTGGATGGATGAAGTTGTTTCGCGAAGTCGTGTATTGTCACGAGATGGTGTCTCTCCCAGGTTGCCTGTCGCCCACATGGTTTGCAATCAAATGCCTCCTGTAGGGAACAAGCCTAGCCTAATGACCTTCCGTGAG GTTGAGACTGTTTTTCATGAGTTTGGTCATTCCCTTCAGCATATGTTAACAAAACAAGATGAGGGTTTGGTTGCTGGTATCCGGAAAATTGAGTGGGATGCTGTTGAACTGCCGTCCCAATTTATGGAAAATTGGTGCTACCATAG AGATACATTGACGGGCATTGCCAAGCATTATGAAACTGGAGAGAGTCTCCCTGAAGACATTTATAAGAAACTTCTTGCTGCCAGAACTTTTCGTGCAGGTTCTCTAAGTCTTCGCCAG TTAAGATTTGCGACCGTTGATCTTGAGTTGCACACGAAGTATGTACCTGGTGGTTCGGAATCAATCTATGATGTTGATCGTAGGGTCTCAGAAAGAACTCAAGTGCTTCCTCCACTTCCAGATGATCGATTTCTATGCAGTTTTAGTCACATATTTGCTGGTGGATATGCAGCTGGATACTACAGTTATAAG TGGGCAGAGGTCTTGTCTGCAGATGCTTTCTCAGCATTTGAAGATGCTGGTCTCCATGACGGAAAG GCAGTAAAAGAAACAGGGAATAGGTTCCGAGAAACCATACTTGCTCTTGGAGGTGGAAAAGCTCCACTAGAG GTATTTGTGGAATTCCGGGGCCGGGAACCTTCTCCGGAGGCGCTGCTTAGGCACAACGGCTTGCTACCTGTCACAGCGTCTGCATAA